One window of Desulfobacca acetoxidans DSM 11109 genomic DNA carries:
- the lptB gene encoding LPS export ABC transporter ATP-binding protein, producing MHTLKTIELTKSYRNKKVVDHVSLVVHSGEIVGLLGPNGAGKTTTFYMIVGIIKPDAGDIVIDDQSISPLPIFRRSRLGIQYLPQEPSVFRKLTVAENILAILQTLPLASLTRQTRLDGLLQELKISHLANNKAYSLSGGERRRVEITRALATSPRFVLLDEPFAGIDPLAVNDIQNIIHKLKEKGLGILISDHNVRETLGVCDRAYIMNEGSILEEGTPEKIVDSDLAKKIYLGESFRL from the coding sequence ATGCACACCTTAAAAACCATCGAACTCACGAAGAGTTATCGGAACAAAAAGGTAGTTGACCATGTCTCCCTGGTGGTCCACAGCGGCGAGATCGTCGGTCTGTTAGGGCCGAACGGGGCTGGCAAAACCACCACTTTTTATATGATTGTGGGTATTATCAAACCGGACGCCGGGGATATTGTGATCGACGATCAGAGTATCTCACCACTGCCCATATTTCGGCGATCGCGTCTCGGGATCCAGTATCTCCCGCAAGAACCCTCGGTATTCCGAAAACTTACTGTAGCCGAAAACATCCTGGCTATCCTGCAGACACTGCCGCTTGCTTCACTGACCCGACAGACCAGATTGGATGGACTTCTCCAGGAGTTAAAGATTTCTCATCTGGCAAACAACAAGGCCTATTCCCTTTCGGGCGGTGAGCGTCGCCGGGTGGAAATAACCCGGGCCCTGGCAACCTCTCCCCGATTCGTTCTGTTAGACGAGCCTTTTGCCGGCATCGATCCTTTGGCGGTAAATGACATCCAAAATATCATTCACAAACTCAAAGAAAAAGGCCTGGGCATCTTGATCTCCGACCATAATGTCCGGGAAACCTTGGGGGTCTGCGACCGGGCCTATATCATGAATGAAGGTTCGATCCTGGAGGAAGGAACCCCGGAAAAAATTGTAGACAGCGATTTGGCCAAAAAAATTTACTTAGGAGAATCTTTTCGGTTATAA
- a CDS encoding LptA/OstA family protein, which produces MRAIPQTFLLLMLGLGLMSFAAPPLCYSQTDNVPGQEQLPLNITAARLEVDHSQQVISFLTKVEARYKDLILYTDLLKIFYQAKTETPGGKTSAGQKDDSKGAASPLGAVGIEKILRIEALGNVRIVQQDRVATGEKAIYYTQEEKIVLLGNPQLWRGESSLKGREIVFFLKDNRAVVEGDPEKRVEAVIYPSSKFQVPGKPAAKAP; this is translated from the coding sequence ATGAGGGCTATACCGCAAACATTCCTGCTGCTCATGCTCGGGTTGGGTCTTATGAGTTTTGCCGCCCCGCCATTATGCTATTCGCAGACCGACAATGTTCCTGGCCAGGAACAGCTACCACTCAATATCACCGCAGCCCGCCTGGAGGTGGACCATTCCCAACAGGTGATTTCCTTTCTCACCAAAGTTGAAGCCCGATATAAAGACCTTATTCTCTATACCGATCTTCTCAAAATCTTTTATCAGGCCAAAACCGAGACGCCCGGAGGCAAAACCTCAGCGGGACAAAAGGATGACAGTAAAGGAGCGGCTTCACCGTTGGGAGCGGTCGGAATCGAAAAAATTCTTCGCATCGAGGCCCTCGGGAATGTTCGGATTGTCCAACAGGATCGGGTGGCAACCGGCGAAAAGGCGATTTACTACACTCAGGAAGAGAAAATTGTGCTTTTGGGAAATCCTCAGCTTTGGCGGGGGGAGAGCAGTCTCAAAGGCCGAGAGATCGTCTTTTTCCTGAAGGATAATCGGGCGGTGGTGGAAGGCGACCCAGAGAAACGGGTAGAGGCCGTAATCTATCCGTCATCGAAATTTCAGGTTCCCGGTAAACCGGCTGCCAAAGCACCATGA
- the rapZ gene encoding RNase adapter RapZ produces the protein MANLSPNQELFPVLIITGLSGSGKSTALRALEDIGYFCIDNLPIHLAPKFLQLRAQITQEDMKIAFGMDVRTKGFIEHHGTLFQELRGMGYQLHIIFLEASDQVLIQRFSQTRRHHPLAENESIAAAIQKERRKLQNLRQDATRTIDTSSMTVHDLRVLIMEEYSQFPLTRRLHLHIISFGFKYGLPPEADIVMDVRFLPNPFFIKDLKELNGLELPVQDYVLGREETREFIGRFFTMLDYLIPNYQKEGKTHLTVAIGCSGGHHRSVVIANALKNHLQSIGHPLTINHRDITHE, from the coding sequence ATGGCAAATCTTTCTCCCAATCAGGAATTATTTCCGGTTTTGATCATCACCGGTCTTTCAGGCTCAGGCAAAAGCACTGCCTTGAGGGCTTTGGAGGATATCGGCTATTTTTGCATCGATAATCTTCCCATTCACCTAGCCCCAAAATTTCTCCAGTTGCGAGCCCAGATTACTCAGGAAGACATGAAAATTGCCTTCGGCATGGATGTGCGTACCAAAGGATTTATCGAACACCACGGCACTCTCTTCCAGGAACTCAGGGGAATGGGCTATCAACTTCATATCATTTTTCTGGAAGCCAGTGACCAGGTGCTCATACAACGGTTTAGCCAGACCCGGCGCCACCATCCTCTGGCGGAAAATGAGTCGATCGCCGCAGCTATTCAAAAGGAGAGAAGAAAACTCCAGAATCTGCGCCAAGATGCCACCCGCACTATCGATACCTCTTCTATGACCGTTCACGATCTGCGCGTACTCATCATGGAAGAATACAGTCAATTTCCCCTAACCCGCCGGCTCCACCTCCACATCATCTCTTTCGGCTTCAAATATGGGCTGCCGCCCGAAGCCGATATTGTCATGGACGTGCGGTTTCTCCCCAATCCCTTTTTTATTAAGGATTTAAAAGAATTAAATGGATTAGAGTTGCCGGTTCAGGATTACGTGTTAGGCAGAGAAGAGACCAGGGAATTTATCGGTCGTTTTTTTACGATGTTGGATTATCTGATTCCCAACTACCAGAAAGAGGGGAAAACCCATTTAACGGTTGCCATAGGCTGCTCCGGTGGACACCACCGTTCGGTTGTCATCGCCAATGCCCTGAAAAACCATCTGCAGAGTATCGGCCATCCGCTTACTATTAATCATCGGGATATCACGCACGAATAG
- the rpoN gene encoding RNA polymerase factor sigma-54 has protein sequence MALEIKQTLKLTQQLIMTPQLQQAIKLLQLSRLELLTAINQELETNPVLEESLADEEQEPESWETTANQEPMPEKDTGDSAPSELTVEPRVSDDFDWEAYLEDKNPPAIRQEWENRDGPTLENFSAVSTSLKTHLLWQLQMAPLTNEEKFVGALIIGNIDEDGYLQTTTEELAAELQTDASQIEAVLKKIHEFEPVGVGARDLKECLLIQVEVKGISHPLVRPIIKHHLKNLENRNYTAIAKDLKTTHEDIAQALEIISQLEPKPGRSFDSMETRYINPDIFVYKMGNDYEISLNEDGLPKLRINNYYREALSGNTSISEETKTYIQNRLKSAIWFIKSIHQRQKTIYRVAQSIVRFQADFFDRGIAHLKPLTLRQVAEDVQMHESTISRVTTNKYMYTPQGVFELKFFFNSGIARVHGEQVASESVKEKIKQIVMSENIENPYSDQDIVNLLKQSNIVIARRTVAKYREMLGLLSSSKRKRIITPKKKLIVDSHI, from the coding sequence ATGGCCCTGGAAATTAAACAGACTCTTAAACTAACTCAGCAACTGATTATGACTCCTCAGTTGCAGCAGGCTATTAAGCTGTTGCAGCTCTCCCGTCTGGAATTATTGACTGCGATTAATCAGGAGCTGGAAACAAACCCGGTCTTGGAAGAGTCCCTCGCTGATGAGGAGCAGGAACCGGAATCCTGGGAAACCACCGCCAACCAGGAACCGATGCCTGAAAAAGATACGGGCGATAGCGCACCTTCGGAATTGACCGTGGAACCCCGGGTGAGCGATGATTTCGATTGGGAGGCTTACCTAGAAGACAAAAATCCGCCGGCTATTCGCCAGGAATGGGAAAATCGCGACGGCCCCACATTGGAAAACTTTTCCGCCGTCAGCACTTCCTTAAAGACGCATCTGCTCTGGCAGCTTCAAATGGCGCCTTTGACCAATGAGGAAAAATTTGTCGGCGCCCTGATCATCGGCAATATCGATGAAGACGGTTACCTCCAAACTACAACGGAGGAATTGGCGGCGGAGCTCCAGACCGATGCATCCCAGATAGAGGCGGTACTCAAAAAAATTCACGAATTTGAACCGGTGGGCGTCGGAGCGCGAGACTTGAAGGAATGTCTCCTGATCCAAGTTGAGGTCAAGGGCATCAGCCACCCGCTGGTTCGGCCCATCATAAAACATCACCTGAAAAACTTAGAAAATAGAAATTATACTGCAATCGCCAAAGATCTAAAAACCACCCACGAAGATATTGCGCAAGCATTGGAGATCATCTCGCAGTTGGAGCCCAAACCTGGACGTAGTTTTGATTCCATGGAGACGCGCTATATAAATCCGGATATCTTCGTGTATAAGATGGGAAATGATTATGAAATTTCCTTAAATGAGGACGGACTCCCCAAGTTGCGCATCAATAACTATTACCGGGAAGCCCTGAGCGGCAATACGAGTATCTCTGAAGAAACCAAAACATATATTCAAAACCGGTTGAAATCAGCCATCTGGTTTATTAAGAGCATCCATCAGCGGCAGAAAACCATCTACCGCGTTGCTCAAAGCATTGTCCGTTTTCAGGCGGATTTTTTCGATCGCGGCATCGCTCATCTTAAACCCCTGACCCTGCGGCAAGTGGCTGAAGATGTTCAGATGCACGAATCCACCATTAGCCGGGTTACCACGAATAAATACATGTATACTCCTCAGGGGGTTTTCGAACTGAAGTTCTTTTTCAATAGTGGCATCGCTCGCGTTCATGGTGAGCAGGTGGCTTCAGAGAGTGTAAAAGAGAAAATAAAGCAGATTGTAATGTCCGAAAATATTGAAAATCCTTATAGCGATCAGGATATTGTGAATCTGCTGAAACAATCGAATATTGTCATTGCCCGCCGCACCGTGGCAAAATACCGCGAAATGCTCGGGTTGTTATCATCCAGTAAACGTAAACGGATCATTACTCCTAAAAAGAAATTAATTGTTGATTCACATATTTGA
- a CDS encoding PTS sugar transporter subunit IIA, with translation MVGVLIVTHLQLAEALLSASDLILGRLEKVAAVSLDPNAMPDEARQQIADGLARLNSSDGVLLLTDMFGGTPSNLCLSFLKENQVEVISGVNLPMLIKVNHLRNDKSASLREMALALKQSGQEGITVASELLHKK, from the coding sequence ATGGTCGGAGTCTTAATTGTCACCCACCTACAATTGGCTGAGGCCCTCTTATCCGCCTCCGATCTGATCTTAGGTCGCTTGGAAAAGGTGGCAGCAGTATCATTAGACCCGAATGCCATGCCGGATGAGGCCCGCCAACAGATCGCTGATGGTCTGGCCAGACTCAATTCCAGCGACGGGGTCCTGCTCTTGACCGATATGTTTGGCGGTACTCCCTCAAATCTTTGTCTCTCTTTTCTCAAAGAAAATCAGGTAGAGGTGATAAGCGGCGTCAATCTGCCAATGCTAATTAAAGTAAACCATCTGCGAAATGATAAATCCGCCAGTCTGAGAGAAATGGCCCTGGCTCTGAAACAATCCGGTCAAGAAGGTATAACCGTTGCGAGTGAACTCCTGCATAAGAAATAA
- the hpf gene encoding ribosome hibernation-promoting factor, HPF/YfiA family, producing MQISVTFRHVESSEALKEYAIKKLTKMEKYIDSPMEATVVLAIEKFRHQADITVTGDGFKIKGREETGDMYSAIDLALEKIEKQLKRFREKPRTIKASRNLKTLGAKLNVIAAAEAETDSPQIIRSRSLEAKPMDLEEAVLQLQRGNDEVLVFTNAQSTALNILYRRRDGNFGLIEPEQG from the coding sequence ATGCAGATTTCCGTTACCTTCCGTCATGTTGAATCCTCTGAAGCATTGAAAGAATATGCCATCAAAAAATTGACGAAGATGGAAAAATATATTGACAGCCCCATGGAGGCCACCGTAGTCTTGGCTATCGAAAAGTTTCGTCATCAGGCCGATATTACGGTTACCGGAGATGGATTCAAAATAAAAGGACGGGAAGAGACCGGCGACATGTATTCGGCCATTGACTTGGCTCTGGAAAAAATCGAAAAGCAACTTAAGCGATTCCGTGAAAAACCACGGACTATCAAGGCATCGCGCAACCTCAAGACTCTCGGGGCCAAACTGAATGTGATCGCCGCTGCTGAAGCCGAAACAGACTCCCCGCAGATTATCCGAAGCCGGTCGCTGGAAGCAAAACCGATGGATTTGGAAGAAGCAGTCCTGCAGTTACAGCGCGGCAATGATGAAGTTCTCGTCTTTACCAATGCTCAAAGCACCGCCCTGAATATCCTCTATCGACGTAGAGACGGCAACTTTGGTCTCATAGAGCCGGAGCAGGGTTAG
- a CDS encoding KdsC family phosphatase — MNVAPGDMSQEIWRRAALIKLLALDVDGVLTDGSIIYTDAGEEIKCFHVRDGHGIRLVQQAGIEVALITGRTSAAVAHRARNLHIAQVYQGIRDKVGVLTSLQATLGITPEETAVVGDDLVDLALMRQAGLAVAVADAANEVKERAHWVTSLPGGRGAVREVCETLLKARGIWEDLFQRYWVE, encoded by the coding sequence ATGAACGTAGCCCCAGGAGATATGAGCCAGGAAATCTGGCGGCGAGCGGCGCTTATAAAACTGTTGGCGCTGGACGTCGATGGCGTCCTGACCGATGGCAGTATTATTTATACCGACGCCGGCGAAGAGATCAAATGTTTCCACGTCCGGGATGGCCACGGCATCCGCCTGGTGCAGCAGGCGGGCATCGAAGTCGCCCTCATCACCGGTCGGACCTCGGCAGCAGTGGCGCATCGCGCCCGCAATCTGCACATCGCCCAGGTTTATCAAGGCATCCGGGATAAGGTAGGGGTGTTAACCTCCTTACAGGCTACCCTCGGCATAACCCCTGAGGAAACTGCGGTGGTCGGCGATGATCTGGTCGACCTGGCCTTGATGCGGCAGGCCGGGCTGGCCGTCGCCGTGGCAGATGCCGCAAACGAAGTGAAAGAAAGGGCCCACTGGGTGACCTCCCTGCCGGGCGGACGGGGAGCAGTGCGGGAAGTCTGCGAAACCCTGCTCAAGGCTCGCGGAATCTGGGAAGACCTGTTCCAAAGATATTGGGTTGAATGA
- the lptC gene encoding LPS export ABC transporter periplasmic protein LptC produces the protein MGLIQPLWSGEDPGVSLPPPTIAPEKQAEMKAVRLTEIQEGEKRWILTAVGADYLKDQDTIQLRKVSVEIIGKDDDTITITGNIGFINPKSRELTLQGDVRAESRSYEFSSDLVRYDPKARVLSAPGEVKVQGPRIYVEGRGLSIDLQHKKLDVAEHIVTRMQFSGNIWKFKP, from the coding sequence ATGGGTTTAATTCAACCCCTCTGGAGCGGGGAAGACCCCGGCGTAAGTTTACCACCTCCCACTATTGCCCCCGAGAAGCAGGCGGAGATGAAAGCGGTCCGCCTGACCGAGATTCAAGAGGGGGAGAAGAGATGGATCTTAACTGCGGTGGGGGCTGATTATTTGAAGGATCAGGATACGATCCAGCTCAGGAAAGTCTCGGTCGAAATCATCGGCAAAGATGACGATACTATTACCATCACCGGCAATATTGGTTTTATCAACCCCAAATCCCGTGAATTGACGCTGCAGGGAGACGTTCGAGCCGAAAGCAGGTCCTATGAATTTTCTAGCGATCTGGTGCGCTACGATCCGAAAGCCCGGGTTCTCAGTGCACCGGGAGAAGTCAAGGTCCAGGGGCCGCGCATTTATGTTGAGGGCAGAGGATTATCTATTGATCTTCAGCATAAGAAGCTTGACGTCGCCGAACACATCGTCACCCGCATGCAATTCTCGGGAAATATATGGAAGTTTAAACCATGA
- a CDS encoding PTS sugar transporter subunit IIA, whose product MKIIDLLDTSRVSPFLAATDKKGVIEELADTLVRGSDTLDRNLVVKVLMERENLGSTGIGDNIAIPHGKLPDLKKLVLCFGRSIAGVNFDSMDGKPTHLFFLLMAPEESIGLHLKALAKISRMLKDSSFRRNLMEAADADEILRLIAAEDAKC is encoded by the coding sequence ATGAAAATCATTGATCTCTTGGATACCAGCCGGGTATCGCCCTTTCTTGCGGCAACAGATAAAAAAGGCGTCATTGAAGAACTGGCAGACACCCTTGTCAGAGGTAGCGATACCCTTGATCGGAACCTAGTGGTCAAGGTACTCATGGAACGGGAAAATTTAGGAAGTACCGGCATCGGGGATAATATTGCCATTCCGCACGGTAAACTGCCAGACTTGAAAAAACTGGTCCTCTGTTTCGGCCGCAGTATAGCCGGCGTCAATTTCGACTCCATGGACGGCAAACCGACGCACCTCTTCTTTCTCCTTATGGCGCCGGAAGAGTCAATCGGATTGCATCTCAAGGCGCTGGCGAAAATTTCCCGAATGTTGAAAGACTCATCTTTCCGCCGTAATCTTATGGAAGCGGCCGATGCAGATGAGATTCTGCGATTAATAGCCGCTGAAGACGCAAAATGTTGA